Proteins found in one Vulpes vulpes isolate BD-2025 chromosome 13, VulVul3, whole genome shotgun sequence genomic segment:
- the C13H1orf202 gene encoding uncharacterized protein C1orf202 homolog, with the protein MTMVMMMMATTGVLEERHCTAKRSPEASAPAVTSLQATLGWARQPSWDPGRESRGRSSPGHAPDPVLGVEARQGSRGPRGPEGAPIPPSPHPPGGPVRGIVGPRSRFPGDRGAHRGALGPEERAGSAGMAEARRPRGGGGGGGGGGGGGGGGGSGGGAGCWCWRRLWARGAGRGGRRRKGPERGGWAPPRLQGLLRRLAAWRRRGARPERLEQIPLLVLPRAPRTH; encoded by the coding sequence AGAAGCCCTGAAGCCAGCGCCCCCGCAGTGACAAGCCTGCAGGCAACCCTGGGCTGGGCCCGGCAGCCAAGCTGGGATCCAGGGAGGGAGTCGAGGGGCCGTTCGAGCCCCGGGCACGCCCCGGATCCCGTCCTTGGGGTCGAGGCCCGGCAGGGGTCACGCGGCCCCCGaggccccgagggcgcccccatccccccatccccccatcccccagggGGGCCCGTGCGGGGCATTGTGGGCCCGCGTTCGCGTTTCCCGGGCGACCGGGGCGCGCACCGAGGAGCCCTCGGCCCGGAGGAGCGTGCGGGGAGCGCGGGCATGGCGGAGGCGCGGAggccccggggcggcggcggcggaggaggcggcggaggaggcggcggaggcggaggcggcagcggcggcggcgcgggctgcTGGTGCTGGCGGCGGCTGTGGGCGCGCGGCGCGGGCCGCGGAGGGCGCCGCAGGAAGGGCCCCGAGCGCGGCGGGTGGGCGCCCCCGCGCCTGCAGGGGCTGCTGCGGAGGCTGGCGGCgtggcggcggcgcggggcgcggcccGAGCGGCTGGAGCAGATCCCGCTGCTGGTGCTGCCGCGCGCGCCCCGCACCCACTAG